A window of the Microvirga terrae genome harbors these coding sequences:
- the ssb gene encoding single-stranded DNA-binding protein encodes MAGSVNKVILVGNLGRDPEVRRLSNGEPVVNLRIATSETWKDKGTGERKEKTEWHSVVIFNENLARVAEQYLKKGSKVYLEGQLQTRKWTDQSGQEKYTTEVVLQRFRGELTILDSRGGGGASEFGDDEPGQISRGGDFGRASPTERRPAPSFSGGGNGGGGGGGGSRYSDLDDDIPF; translated from the coding sequence ATGGCTGGAAGCGTGAACAAGGTGATTTTGGTAGGGAATCTGGGGCGGGACCCTGAGGTTCGGCGTCTGTCGAACGGGGAGCCTGTGGTGAACCTTCGGATCGCCACGTCGGAGACCTGGAAGGACAAGGGCACGGGCGAGCGCAAGGAGAAGACCGAGTGGCACTCGGTGGTGATCTTCAACGAGAACTTGGCCCGGGTGGCGGAGCAGTACCTGAAGAAGGGCTCGAAGGTGTATCTTGAGGGTCAGCTGCAGACGCGCAAGTGGACCGACCAGAGCGGCCAGGAGAAGTACACCACCGAGGTGGTGCTGCAGCGCTTCCGGGGCGAGCTGACGATCCTGGACAGCCGCGGCGGCGGCGGGGCGTCGGAGTTCGGCGACGACGAGCCGGGCCAGATCAGCCGCGGCGGCGACTTCGGACGAGCCTCCCCCACGGAGCGCAGACCGGCTCCCTCCTTCTCCGGGGGTGGCAATGGCGGCGGCGGTGGCGGAGGCGGCTCGCGCTACAGCGACCTCGACGACGACATCCCGTTCTAG
- a CDS encoding RNA pyrophosphohydrolase, whose translation MSQARYRPNVGIALFNGDGLVLIARRLRDDGPEIIAPGHDWQMPQGGVDDGEDVLAAARRELWEETSVTNASLLGLTPEWVAYDFPPYAGPPHRLSPFRGQSQRWAAFRFTGTDDEIEVGGIRGGAVPEFSAWRWERLERLPDLVVPFKRAVYEHVAREFAPFASPS comes from the coding sequence GTGTCCCAGGCACGCTACCGGCCTAACGTGGGCATCGCGCTGTTCAACGGGGACGGCCTGGTCCTGATCGCCAGGCGCCTGCGCGACGACGGGCCCGAGATCATCGCGCCGGGACACGACTGGCAGATGCCGCAGGGCGGCGTCGACGACGGCGAGGACGTTCTGGCGGCGGCGAGGCGGGAACTCTGGGAGGAGACGAGCGTCACGAACGCAAGCCTGCTCGGGCTGACGCCCGAGTGGGTCGCTTATGATTTTCCGCCCTATGCCGGGCCGCCGCACCGCCTGTCCCCGTTCCGCGGCCAGAGCCAGCGCTGGGCCGCCTTCCGGTTCACGGGCACCGACGACGAGATCGAGGTCGGGGGCATCCGGGGCGGCGCCGTACCGGAATTCAGCGCCTGGCGCTGGGAACGGCTCGAGCGGCTGCCGGACCTGGTAGTTCCGTTCAAGCGCGCCGTCTACGAGCACGTGGCTCGTGAATTCGCGCCGTTCGCGTCCCCGTCCTGA
- a CDS encoding protein phosphatase 2C domain-containing protein, with the protein MFTVMDRISRPGHPAKPNEDICGVSGDWAWVIDTSIFPGTTPVMRGTSDAAWLATFADERLSNLAPAAQDGVALLRHVMEEARTAYRAVAPRERHEDFITWPLGAMTLVRRRGDVLDAWTFGDTTAYVRQPDGSVATLGDAPGLRAAESSKAAELIGQAGSRPTTILDEPVFLAWLGERRERQRKSGIPAALLSFNPDAADRLRHETAPCRDGTAILLASDGFSALVDLYRAMDAPALMAAALSSGLEPLVTLAREIETERDPDGRLYPRFKASDDATAILLRA; encoded by the coding sequence ATGTTCACGGTTATGGATCGGATCAGCCGGCCGGGCCACCCGGCCAAGCCCAACGAGGATATCTGCGGCGTCTCGGGAGATTGGGCCTGGGTGATCGACACCTCGATCTTTCCGGGCACGACGCCCGTCATGCGCGGGACGAGCGACGCCGCGTGGCTGGCGACATTCGCCGACGAGCGTCTCTCGAACCTCGCCCCGGCCGCCCAGGACGGCGTGGCCCTCCTGCGCCACGTGATGGAGGAGGCGCGCACCGCCTACCGGGCGGTTGCGCCCAGGGAGCGGCACGAGGATTTCATCACCTGGCCGCTTGGGGCCATGACCCTGGTTCGCCGCAGGGGCGACGTTCTCGACGCCTGGACCTTCGGCGACACCACGGCCTATGTCCGGCAGCCCGACGGCTCCGTCGCGACGCTTGGCGACGCTCCCGGCCTGCGCGCTGCCGAATCGTCCAAGGCGGCGGAGCTGATCGGGCAGGCGGGATCCCGCCCCACGACCATCCTCGATGAGCCCGTTTTCCTCGCGTGGCTCGGCGAGCGTCGGGAGCGGCAGCGGAAGAGCGGCATCCCGGCCGCTCTTCTGAGCTTCAATCCTGACGCCGCCGACCGGCTGCGGCACGAGACGGCGCCGTGCCGCGACGGCACCGCGATCCTCCTGGCCTCGGACGGGTTTTCGGCCCTCGTCGATCTTTATCGGGCCATGGACGCACCGGCCCTCATGGCGGCCGCCCTGTCGTCCGGACTCGAACCTCTCGTGACCCTGGCGCGCGAGATCGAGACGGAGCGCGATCCGGACGGCCGGCTTTATCCCCGGTTCAAGGCGAGCGACGATGCGACGGCGATCCTGCTGAGGGCCTAG
- a CDS encoding M20 family metallopeptidase, with protein sequence MSLSSPSLDTLFTWIRTESPTHDRAGVNLMMDLVVAQMRDAPVAVERIAGEQGLGDVLVLRTGPQTSEPGILVMSHLDTVHPVGTVETDLPLRVEGDRLYGPGIYDMKGGAWFALEAFKDVARRGSAARPMVFLVTPDEEIGSPITRPMIEDLGRRSAAVLVTEPARDGGQIVTARKGVGRFDVHVEGRPAHAGSRHKDGRNAVYEAARQILAIEALTDYGRGITTTVGMVSGGTAVNTIPQHCRFPVDLRVETVADGESVTAAILGLKPSSPDFKLTVTGGMNRPPYERSEATSRLFDHAKSLAAEIGFDLVSAPRVGGGSDGNFTAALGIPTLDGLGIDGDGAHTLQEYGLISSIAPRQKLMTRLLETLR encoded by the coding sequence ATGAGCCTCTCCTCACCGTCCCTCGACACGCTCTTCACCTGGATCCGCACCGAGAGCCCGACCCACGACCGGGCCGGGGTCAACCTGATGATGGACCTCGTGGTCGCCCAGATGCGGGACGCGCCGGTGGCCGTCGAGCGCATCGCCGGCGAGCAGGGCCTGGGGGATGTTCTCGTCCTGCGGACCGGCCCGCAGACGTCGGAACCGGGCATCCTGGTCATGTCGCATCTCGATACGGTGCATCCTGTGGGCACGGTCGAGACCGATCTCCCCCTGCGGGTCGAGGGCGACCGGCTCTACGGGCCGGGCATCTACGACATGAAGGGCGGCGCCTGGTTCGCCCTGGAGGCGTTCAAGGACGTGGCCCGCCGGGGCAGCGCGGCACGGCCCATGGTGTTCCTGGTCACGCCCGACGAGGAGATCGGCTCGCCGATCACCCGACCGATGATCGAGGATCTCGGCCGCCGCTCGGCCGCTGTGCTCGTGACGGAGCCTGCCCGCGACGGCGGCCAAATCGTGACGGCCCGCAAGGGAGTAGGGCGCTTCGACGTGCATGTGGAGGGACGCCCCGCCCATGCGGGCTCGCGCCACAAGGACGGGCGCAACGCCGTCTATGAGGCCGCCCGCCAGATCCTGGCCATCGAGGCCCTGACCGATTACGGGCGCGGCATCACCACAACGGTCGGCATGGTGTCGGGCGGCACGGCGGTGAACACGATTCCGCAGCATTGCCGCTTCCCGGTGGATCTGCGGGTCGAGACCGTGGCCGACGGAGAGTCCGTGACGGCCGCCATCCTCGGGCTGAAGCCGTCCAGCCCGGACTTCAAGCTCACCGTGACCGGCGGCATGAACCGGCCGCCTTACGAGCGGTCCGAGGCGACGTCGAGGCTGTTCGACCACGCCAAGTCCCTGGCCGCCGAAATCGGCTTCGACCTCGTGTCGGCACCGCGCGTGGGCGGCGGTTCGGACGGCAATTTCACCGCGGCCCTGGGCATTCCGACCCTCGACGGGCTCGGGATCGACGGCGACGGGGCGCACACCCTCCAGGAATACGGCCTGATCTCGTCGATCGCGCCGCGCCAGAAGCTCATGACGCGCCTCCTCGAAACCCTGCGCTGA
- the rnk gene encoding nucleoside diphosphate kinase regulator — protein MTRKASAGAKPRITLTSSDFEKLSTLAEAAKHTMPEVARDLSAELDRAHVLAEGRLRPDAVHMGCTVDFRDDTTGRVQTVTLAYPHEADISKGRISVLTPIGTALIGLPVGQSIGWTTRTGESRRLTVLQVANPGVAEAVPEREAI, from the coding sequence ATGACCAGAAAAGCATCAGCCGGCGCAAAGCCGCGGATCACCCTGACCTCGTCCGATTTTGAGAAGCTGTCGACCCTCGCCGAGGCGGCCAAGCACACCATGCCGGAGGTGGCACGGGACCTGAGCGCGGAGCTCGACCGGGCACATGTTCTTGCGGAAGGGAGGCTCCGCCCCGACGCGGTTCATATGGGCTGCACGGTCGATTTCCGGGACGACACGACCGGGCGGGTGCAGACCGTCACCCTGGCCTATCCGCATGAAGCGGACATCTCGAAGGGGAGGATCTCGGTGCTGACGCCGATCGGAACCGCCCTGATCGGCCTGCCCGTCGGGCAGTCCATCGGCTGGACGACGCGCACGGGCGAATCGCGGCGCCTGACGGTGCTGCAGGTCGCAAACCCCGGCGTGGCGGAGGCCGTCCCGGAGCGGGAGGCCATCTGA
- a CDS encoding MarC family protein: protein MLLDYISAALVTLLVTLDPVALAPIFVSLTRGMNAAERRRVSVRACLIAFGILAFFGLGGEVLLRLLGVGIPAFRISGGLLLFWIAFEMVFERRNERKQHTADIAITEDHIRNVAAFPLAIPLMAGPGAITAVILLAGRADGNLVYLTALLILIALGILSCLVVFSAADRVSRWLGVTGNVVLTRLLGVILAGLAVQFIIDGVLALLRQQP from the coding sequence ATGCTTCTCGACTACATCTCCGCTGCCCTCGTGACTCTTCTCGTCACCCTCGACCCGGTGGCGCTGGCGCCGATCTTCGTGTCGCTGACACGGGGAATGAACGCCGCGGAGCGCCGCCGCGTTTCCGTGCGCGCCTGCCTGATCGCCTTCGGCATCCTGGCCTTCTTCGGGCTCGGCGGCGAGGTTCTGCTGCGGCTCTTGGGCGTCGGCATCCCGGCCTTCCGCATCTCCGGCGGCCTTCTGCTGTTCTGGATCGCGTTCGAGATGGTGTTCGAACGCCGCAACGAGCGCAAGCAGCACACGGCCGACATCGCCATCACCGAGGACCACATCCGCAATGTCGCGGCCTTCCCGCTCGCCATCCCGCTGATGGCCGGCCCGGGCGCCATCACGGCCGTGATTCTGCTCGCCGGACGGGCGGACGGCAACCTCGTCTATCTGACGGCGCTGCTGATCCTGATTGCCCTTGGCATCCTGAGCTGCCTCGTGGTGTTCTCCGCGGCCGACCGCGTCTCCCGCTGGCTCGGCGTCACCGGCAACGTGGTGCTGACGCGCCTCCTCGGGGTGATCCTCGCCGGGCTGGCGGTGCAGTTCATCATCGACGGCGTGCTGGCGCTGCTCCGTCAGCAGCCCTAG
- a CDS encoding DUF6894 family protein yields MHERIIDEAGIEVSDVEAAHYQALKAIQELRQEGEADEVDWSGWQLEVVDESGRVLLSIPLNVAQH; encoded by the coding sequence ATGCACGAACGGATCATCGACGAGGCTGGGATCGAGGTCTCGGATGTGGAAGCGGCTCATTATCAGGCGCTCAAGGCCATCCAGGAACTGAGACAGGAAGGCGAGGCCGACGAGGTCGACTGGAGCGGGTGGCAGCTCGAGGTTGTCGACGAGTCGGGCAGGGTATTGCTGTCAATCCCGCTGAACGTGGCGCAGCACTGA